From one Amaranthus tricolor cultivar Red isolate AtriRed21 chromosome 17, ASM2621246v1, whole genome shotgun sequence genomic stretch:
- the LOC130804052 gene encoding uncharacterized protein LOC130804052 isoform X4, whose translation MGISRTNLNSMTVNPICPTSRIVPPLLPSGKEGSGNDVQAKSFNLDLAQENSFTSFQNLQSVDFRANNTMKDDTILHGSTIPSSIELKLGQPSQRSLGPGSAVLSAGKPQTTVQEKLTHNSANAKVIEQSKPHIFCHSIPAISKTKEPIQTGPLHASTSFQADSRNNMMTCTNGVAPGKHSKNGLDNKFAISVQFPPSNTLAGGSSYNKEVGSRMPNSNSIHPWVLHSQTHVDRSVLIDFACNENSSIRPFDINKSAFPNNENRNTDAASGCQDSIIGSESGHRLYGNTRNGTFNPSASALPSVKFNPLVMANGLSGVSGASNHIRNAFDLPNKVERDHSCNKTKNSSSSYRVTPTAQETSTGFSQVPEVKALGHGSASFREDVETLKHISDESLRLLALRNIDRSVKGKTMDSSLVFSPQTSNKKQLSKKYETADLTAKDIFLNQGPFEGQWHGRPFPVGHIVSPSLLDADHKEGAHLDAVTQEIELFSDLAGKNEDQCNSRSQKQPSPSVERQENMRCDCKTVERCYKGSCSHMSDKFMCNDAKVYLKREPDCNHNSTMHGLKKQTSIEVVETPKCSSRFANGCVSSEVLTFVDSYQKGKNQILKPDCRSSQWVDVPSKANTVSKMRSSDAQIHLFDAREKSAVNMTGLAVKGNSEVNQETELLKRKELSDIPSDSRGKSVTNVIGFAAKGTPESNRAAEMLKVKELSDNSSKCSAPAVTQASNEINTIDSSTVDVGQTLYGNSQIADQGSAILRSCSSVEAVDSVRSSQYVCDGKTRSSEEKNLTMFGNVACHVAMEELEQTQSKSKELQKFTVSGGSSGEVFSMTQNENGSKLKKRKCITKWKMLGASCTVSDISLLPYESRVCAASAADHHAATSEDFQIPLQPTFYLSKMLNVNSNSYSLKQRKKSKFSVKKLSRKRDLNGIYDIVEGEPRSWDSLKGYDDAIHIPEISTVKKLKQAKFAEAAGKQMKGTAGKGYWMHTSIYDGILKCSSKGFQKAKPIACGKYGIICDQELDIDQLKPPKIVPLSQVLKASKKSAKFDKKSRTRSTRKKNKNHFSDCRKGLDVSHSLHQAEGSQSYNILSCQGTHQTHQDSTHIDDTFGTEEIGINESKRNLSSSACRPQSKTKEIRMRSLYELSMRGNKFISADTSRSLNVMFAPSAACELEMVHQDDNAGIEASNRRSSRKLHYSSVVSKAAELCCVCGVSNRDDANCLLECGHCSIRIHQACYGISRVPKGDWFCRPCRTNSKDVACVLCGYGGGAMTRAFGSRHMVKGLLKAWDIRTEPHIMNMGSAEALYVPAKMELQNNLESATHQLRPSIKPVVHNSIISGLFDPTVKQWVHMVCGLWTPGTRCPNVDTMSAFDVSGLSHLKEHMGCYICKRAGGSCIQCRVETCYTHFHPWCAHQKGLLQSEVEGVESDKVGFYGRCMLHANSIACHSKNDADTNKSNSNIEREDEPTCAREKDYQVKQWGIRGHYSSYQRSGKSGCFVTQVQLDAWSYINRHKLRMIRQPKSSVTDVDHDYRKEYTRFKQAKGWKHLVVYKSGIHALGLYTSQFIQHGAMVVEYIGEIVGPRVADKREAEYLSGKKLQYKSACYFFRIDKEQIIDATCKGGIARFVNHSCQPNCVAKVLTVRGEKKVVFFAQRDINPGEEITYDYHFNHEDEGKKIPCFCNSKNCRRYLN comes from the exons ATGGGAATCTCTAGAACAAACTTAAACAGTATGACCGTAAATCCCATTTGCCCTACTTCTAGAATTGTTCCGCCTTTATTGCCTAGTGGCAAAGAAGGATCAGGGAATGATGTTCAGGCAAAGTCCTTCAACTTAGATCTCGCACAGGAGAATTCGTTTACTTCTTTTCAGAACTTACAGAGTGTTGACTTCAGGGCGAACAATACCATGAAGGATGACACTATTCTGCATGGAAGTACGATTCCTTCTAGCATTGAGTTGAAGCTTGGACAGCCATCTCAGCGGAGTTTGGGTCCAGGATCTGCCGTGCTATCAGCTGGCAAACCTCAAACTACTGTCCAGGAGAAGCTGACTCACAACT CAGCAAATGCTAAGGTCATTGAACAAAGTAAGCCGCACATTTTTTGTCACTCTATACCTGCTATCAGCAAAACAAAAGAACCAATCCAAACAGGCCCTCTGCATGCATCAACTTCATTTCAGGCAGATTCCCGTAATAATATGATGACGTGTACAAATGGTGTGGCTCCTGGGAAACACTCGAAAAATGGGCTGGATAATAAATTTGCAATTTCAGTGCAGTTCCCCCCTTCTAATACTTTAGCAGGAGGGAGTTCATATAATAAGGAAGTGGGTTCTAGGATGCCGAACAGCAATTCAATTCATCCCTGGGTGCTTCATAGCCAAACTCATGTGGATAGGTCTGTATTAATAGACTTCGCTTGTAATGAAAATTCTTCAATCAGACCTTTCGACATCAATAAATCAGCTTTTCCAAATAATGAGAACAGAAACACAGATGCTGCAAGTGGTTGTCAGGATTCGATTATTGGAAGTGAATCTGGCCATAGGCTTTATGGTAACACCAGAAATGGAACGTTTAATCCTAGTGCTAGTGCATTGCCATCTGTGAAATTTAATCCACTTGTGATGGCAAACGGGTTGTCTGGTGTCTCTGGTGCTTCAAACCATATTAGAAATGCatttgatttgccaaacaaagTTGAACGAGATCATTCATGCAATAAAACGAAAAATTCATCCTCGAGTTATAGAGTAACTCCTACCGCGCAGGAAACTTCCACGGGATTCTCCCAAGTGCCTGAAGTCAAGGCTCTTGGTCATGGTTCTGCTTCTTTTAGAGAAGATGTTGAAACTTTAAAGCATATATCAGACGAGAGTTTGAGGCTTCTTGCTTTGAGGAACATAGACAGATCAGTTAAGGGAAAGACGATGGATTCTTCTCTTGTATTTAGTCCACAAACATCTAATAAAAAACAACTAAGCAAGAAGTACGAGACAGCTGATTTGACTGCAAAGGATATATTTCTCAATCAAGGGCCTTTTGAAGGACAGTGGCATGGTCGTCCATTTCCTGTTGGGCACATCGTCTCACCATCATTACTTGATGCTGATCATAAAGAAG GTGCTCATTTGGATGCTGTTACTCAAGAGATTGAATTATTTTCCGATTTAGCTGGCAAAAATGAAGATCAATGTAATTCACGGTCACAGAAACAGCCTTCACCGAg TGTTGAAAGACAAGAAAACATGAGATGTGATTGTAAAACAGTGGAAAGATGCTATAAAGGATCATGTTCTCATATGTCAGACAAGTTCATGTGCAATGACGCGAAAGTATATTTGAAGAGAGAGCCGGACTGCAATCATAATAGCACTATGCATGGATTAAAGAAGCAAACAAGCATTGAAGTTGTGGAAACCCCTAAATGTAGCTCTAGATTTGCTAATGGCTGTGTCTCTAGTGAAGTTTTGACCTTTGTAGACAGCTACCAAAAGGGGAAGAATCAGATTTTAAAACCTGACTGCAGAAGTTCTCAGTGGGTAGATGTTCCTTCCAAGGCTAATACAGTTTCCAAAATGAGAAGCTCAGATGCACAGATTCATTTATTTGATGCTAGGGAAAAATCTGCAGTTAACATGACTGGGCTTGCCGTTAAAGGCAATTCTGAAGTGAACCAGGAAACTGAGTTGCTGAAAAGGAAAGAATTATCAGACATTCCCTCTGATTCTAGGGGAAAATCTGTAACAAATGTGATAGGTTTTGCTGCTAAAGGCACTCCCGAATCGAACCGCGCAGCTGAGATGCTGAAAGTAAAAGAATTATCGGACAATTCCTCTAAATGTTCTGCACCAGCTGTTACTCAAGCATCTAATGAAATCAATACAATTGACTCTTCTACTGTTGATGTGGGTCAAACTTTATACGGTAACAGCCAAATAGCCGATCAAGGATCTGCTATCTTGAGAAGCTGTTCATCTGTTGAAGCAGTCGATAGTGTTAGAAGTTCACAATATGTTTGTGATGGTAAGACTAGATCTTctgaagaaaaaaatttgaCGATGTTTGGTAATGTAGCTTGTCATGTTGCCATGGAAGAACTTGAGCAAACACAGTCAAAATCTAAGGAGTTACAAAAATTCACTGTTTCTGGAGGTAGTTCTGGTGAAGTCTTTAGTATGACTCAGAATGAGAATGGATCTAAGCTCAAAAAGAGAAAGTGTATAACAAAATGGAAAATGCTGGGAGCCTCATGTACCGTCTCAGATATTTCTCTGTTACCCTATGAATCTCGAGTTTGTGCTGCTAGTGCCGCCGATCACCATGCTGCTACTTCTGAAGACTTTCAAATTCCTCTTCAACCTACTTTTTATTTATCTAAAATGCTGAATGTCAATTCGAATTCTTACAGTCTCAAACAAAGGAAGAAATCCAAATTTTCGGTCAAAAAGCTTTCTCGTAAAAGAGATTTAAATGGCATATATGACATCGTGGAGGGTGAACCTAGAAGTTGGGATTCGTTGAAGGGATATGATGATGCCATTCACATTCCAGAAATTTCTACTGTCAAAAAGTTAAAACAGGCGAAGTTTGCTGAAGCGGCTGGGAAACAGATGAAGGGTACTGCTGGTAAGGGATATTGGATGCACACTTCAATTTATGATGGAATTTTGAAGTGCAGTTCGAAGGGCTTCCAAAAAGCAAAGCCTATAGCTTGCGGAAAGTATGGTATTATATGTGACCAGGAATTAGATATTGACCAATTAAAGCCACCTAAGATAGTTCCTCTGAGTCAGGTTCTAAAAGCTTCCAAAAAATCTGCCAAGTTTGATAAAAAGTCTCGAACGCGTTCAACCAGGAAGAAGAATAAAAACCATTTTAGTGATTGTAGAAAAGGCCTTGATGTGTCGCACAGTTTACATCAAGCTGAGGGTAGCCAATCTTATAACATTCTGTCATGTCAGGGGACTCACCAAACGCACCAGGATAGTACACATATTGATGATACTTTTGGGACGGAAGAAATTGGAATCAATGAAAGCAAAAGAAACCTTAGTAGTTCAGCCTGTCGTCCACAATCAAAGACCAAGGAAATTCGTATGCGCAGCCTTTATGAGTTATCAATGAGAG GAAATAAATTCATATCTGCTGATACCAGTCGTTCACTGAATGTAATGTTTGCACCATCAGCAGCATGTGAATTGGAAATGGTCCATCAAGATGATAATGCTGGAATTGAAGCTTCTAACAGAAG GTCTTCTAGAAAGCTTCACTATAGTTCTGTTGTGTCAAAAGCAGCTGAATTATGCTGCGTGTGTGGAGTTTCAAATAGAGATGATGCCAATTGTTTATTGGAGTGTGGACATTGTTCAATTCGA ATCCATCAGGCTTGCTATGGGATTTCTAGAGTGCCAAAAGGGGATTGGTTTTGCAGACCATGCAGAACGAATTCTAAGGATGTT GCTTGTGTCCTCTGTGGTTATGGAGGTGGGGCCATGACTCGAGCATTTGGCAGCCGCCACATGGTGAAAGGTCTATTGAAAGCATGGGATATTAGGACAGAACCTCATATTATGAACATGGGTTCTGCTGAAGCCTTGTATG TTCCAGCAAAGATGGAGCTTCAGAACAATTTGGAAAGTGCAACACATCAGCTCCGTCCTTCGATAAAACCAGTGGTGCATAACAGCATAATATCAGGATTGTTTGATCCAACTGTTAAGCAGTGGGTTCATATGGTGTGTGGCTTATGGACTCCAGGAACAAGATGTCCTAATGTGGATACTATGAGTGCCTTTGATGTTTCTGGTCTTTCCCACTTGAAAGAACACATG GGTTGCTATATATGCAAACGAGCTGGTGGTTCATGCATACAGTGTAGGGTTGAGACGTGTTATACACATTTTCATCCTTGGTGCGCTCATCAGAAG GGTCTTCTGCAAAGCGAGGTTGAAGGAGTTGAGAGTGACAAGGTTGGTTTCTATGGAAGATGTATGCTTCATGCTAATTCCATAGCTTGTCACTCTAAGAATGATGCTGATACCAACAAGTCCAATTCCAATATTGAGAGGGAAGACGAGCCAACTTGTGCTAGAGAAAAG GATTATCAAGTAAAGCAATGGGGAATAAGAGGGCATTATTCTTCGTATCAACGTAGTGGTAAGAGTGGATGCTTTGTCACTCAGGTGCAATTAGATGCTTGGTCTTACATCAATCGACACAAGCTGAGGATGATTAGGCAGCCTAAATCTTCAGTTACAGATGTAGACCATGATTACCGG AAAGAATATACTCGATTCAAACAAGCAAAGGGATGGAAACATTTGGTAGTCTATAAATCTGGAATTCATGCTCTTGGTCTATACACATCTCAGTTTATTCAGCACGGTGCAATG GTTGTCGAGTATATCGGTGAGATAGTGGGACCCCGTGTTGCTGATAAAAGAGAGGCTGAGTATCTGTCTGGGAAAAAACTTCAGTATAAAAGTGCATGCTACTTTTTTAGGATAGATAAGGAGCAGATTATTGATGCAACCTGCAAAGGTGGGATAGCTCGGTTCGTCAACCATTCATGCCAG CCAAACTGCGTTGCCAAGGTGTTAACTGTCCGGGGTGAGAAGAAG GTTGTGTTTTTTGCTCAAAGAGATATTAACCCGGGGGAGGAGATAACGTATGATTATCATTTTAATCACGAGGATGAAGGGAAGAAAATTCCCTGTTTTTGCAATTCGAAAAACTGCAGGCGCTATTTAAATTAG